From the genome of Pseudomonas bubulae:
GAGACCTCGGTAAGTTACTTTTACAAGGCCGAGAGTCTCCGTACTGTTTTGATTTTTTGGGCGTCGGGAAAATTCCCGAGCTAAAAGTAAGCGAGCCATGGTTGCGCCACCTTGGCTCCCGTCAAAAAGGACAGGGTTAGCGTAGCGGTTGTAACGCAGGATTGACTGCTCTACATCTTTGGAGGCCGCGAGCTCATACACCATGCTTGCCCAATCGACGCTGACGATTCGTTTTTGTAGGGCGCTGCCGGATCGTAGCGCGGCCGCTTTTCTGCGTAGCTCTGCCGCCATTACACCCATTCCCGACTGTTCTAAGCCTTCGGCCTGGTGCATCAGCAGATCATAGTCGCCAGTAGGAACGTCTTTAGGTTCCGCATCAGCTTTGGCCTGAACGTTCCGAAGCGTTTCAAATACTAAGCCACGCAACCGCGAACGCTCGGCTTCTTGTTGCATGCGCACGGCCATACGTGCCGTACCTTGACGGCTATCGGTGAACGTAATTAGCTTGCGACCCCGACCGGGTAATTCTTCTGGGGAGCGCTCATTGCTGTCTTTTTTGTCGGCATCTGGGCAAAACTCCAGCACCGTCGGGACTGCATTCGCAACATAGAATGGAGCGCCCAGGTACGCTTTTCTCAGAAAGCTTTTTTTGTTTGGAAGTTCGTGATCGCAGTGACTACAGCAAGCCGCTTTCTCTTCAGCGATTGTAATGTTGATAGGGCGCGCTGAGTTAGTAGCACATAACCCATGGGTGTCGAGATCGAGGCTGACGCTGAAAAAGGGATCTTGTGCGACCTGCAACCCGGCAATTACCAAACGTTGTGCGTAAGCACGACTAGTAGTGGGGCCGGTTGCCTCACGTTCAGGCGACGTCTCTTCTTCGCCGCTTTCGTAGCTCAGAGAAAACTCATCTCCTGCGTACGGACTCAATTGGTGAAGAACCCCGTTGCGATCCTCCGCAATCAAATGCGGAGTTTTACAGTCATCGCAAAATCCTAATTCGTACACTGGGGCGTTGCATTCGCAGCGTGCACGTTGATGAACGTAGACGTTGCCAAATGGCCATTCACTCAGACTGGCAGATTTGGCAGTGCAATTGGGGTCTATGCAGGACCATAGTCCATGAAGCATTCGTTGAAAAAGATGGGTCCGTAGCTTAAGAAACGGCGGTTCGTCCTTATGCCGTCGGGTGCCAGTTGATACATCGAGCCAACCTAACACTTCCCGTTGCTGCTCCAGCCGCGAGCCAGGCATCAATTCGGATTTCAGTATCGTCAGTAATTCATTTAAATCTAACGGTTTGGTCGAGTTAACAATCGCATGCCTTAACGAGCGTGCTATTGAATTGCGTCCTAAAGAATCAAAACGGGTCGGTGATATTTCTTGTTTATCCTCGATAGACTGCACGACCTCCAGCGAGGCCTTTTCGACTTTCGAGTCGAACAAGATATCCGGCCAAACACGAGATCCTCCAATGACGTCGACTTGTTCTAGCCGCACTCCTGCGAGATCTGCAAGGTAGCGTTTCAACTTTTCTTCGGCCTCACCCCCGGCGATGGTGGCCGATGTCGCGACAAAACGAATTTCCTCAGGATCTTTACCGAATGCTTGAACGACCCGGCGCAGCAGGAGAGACATTTCTGCGGCTTGAGAACCAACGTAAGTGTGTGCCTCGTCGAGGACAATCCAGCGTAGAGACTGCTGTTGCTTTGAAATCTCCAAGATAGGATTGTCTACCTGACGAACCAGCATGTATTCGAGCATTGTCGCGTTGGTCATTAATATTGGCGCGGGCTCTTTGCGCAAAAGCTCGCGTGACAAAACCTGGTTGGGTTTCTGTTCTTGAATCTTACGAATGACCCCTTCGCGTTCTTCAGTTTTACCGTTGTATAAACAAAACCGAATATCTTTACCGTACGCACGGGTCCATGCATCTAATCGCTCCTGTTGAGAGTTGATTAGGGCGTTGAGAGGATAGAGAAATAGCGCTCTCACCCCAATCAAGGATGACTGATTTCGCTCACGCTCCCGGATTAGATCTTCAAGGATAGGCACCATGAAACATTCTGTTTTTCCCGAGCCGGTGCCACTGGTAATGATGGCAGATCGAGGTTTCTCGTTAAGCAACGTTCGCCAAGCCTGAAGCTGGTGCGTATAGGGATGGGCTTCTCTTGGAAAGTCATACGCATGGGCGTTTTGTAATGTATTGAGCAGGCTTTTGGAGAGCAATGACCCCTCTAAGTCGAGAAGACGCTTTTCCGACTCTTTCCAACCAAACGTATGTTCGAAAACCGGCGGAGCCAAAAAACAGCCATCGGCCCCCAATTCATCAACCATTTTTTCGTTCAGATGACGGCGAAGCCCCGGTTCGTTAACTCCTAGGACACCTAGGGTTGCTTCCCGCGTGCGGTTAAGGCTTTGCTCAATTAAATCCGTGAAGAAACGCATCGGAACTCCTTATGCCTCGTCTTCGGAGGCTAGCAAATACGAAACCATCAGTGCGTGAGTAGGTGCGAACCATCCCTGACGGTCAAAATCAGAAACCAATCGAATGGCGAATTTTAGGTACGCCATCGGCACAGGAAGATCATCTAGGGTGGCTTTGCCTGCCGTCACATACGCCAAAAAAATTGGTAAGTAAGAAACCGCTTTAGGGAAACCAACAGGGGTAATCTCTCGCAAGAATTCAGGTACCGGATTCTGAAGGAGCCAGCTAGTCAACTCCGCAGTAAGATCGGTAGGCCACTGTCTGTCGGTAGCGTGTTGTTGGCGTAAGGCTTGATTCCAGCCTGGTACCACCAATTGGGGAGGGATTTTGGTCAGACTGCTTTTATTGCCAGTACTTAGGTAGTCGCCTAAATAATCAAAGCCGGAAACCACAAGTCGCAACACGGCCGCGCGATTCGTTTCAAGGTTCTTGATAAGAATCTCCGGCAAGCCACATGCTATCAGCCCTTGTAAAAATCGTGCATGCGCTTCGAACCAAATGGGGAGAGGAATTGCTTCCCAGATCACCGCCAACTCATCGCGAATTCGAGCGCAGAACGCGTCGTCCATTTCTAGTCGGAGCACCGCGAATGCCAGCGCGTCTGGTTGCTTTGACAGTGCCTTCCAGCTTTCAAATGACGACAACGGCAGGTGCGCGTAATGTTGCTTCAAATCCGCTAAATATTGCCAACCACTGTGCCCGAACTCTTTGGCCATGACGGTGATTTGTTGGCTGATGGCGTTTGGGTTGGTTTTTGGGTGGAAAACCTGTGTCGCTTTGTGCAGGGAAAAAACTTCAGTTTGAATTTCAGTAATCGACGAAGCCGACGCGAACAGTGCAGGGCGAAATTGAGTTTTACTATCTTTGGCTGGATAGATTAGCCATGGACCATCACGTTGCATGGCGTGGGGTAAAATAAATCGCCCGGTGCCAACATCCTGACTCTTGAGTTCCTCAATTTTGACTGGCGCTTGTTTAGGATCAGAAAGCAGCATTGCTTCAACTTCGGTGTCATTCAAAATTGTCGCGTTATTTATTTCGCAGATCGTGAATGTGTCTCGACTTTCCCATTGTAAGCGGCCGTTGTACCGTCTGATATTCAGGCTGAGCGCACGCTTTTCGGTTTCTAGAGTAAGTCTGATAAACGCATCTTGTTCGTCGACTGCTCCTAGCATTTGCAGCATGTCATTTTGGTAGCTAAATAAATTTAGCAGCGTGGGCGATGAGCTTACTTTGATCTCATAGTGCCGTTTTGGATGTGGCAGCGCCTCGCACACCAGTTCTAGTTGCATGTAGAAACATTGCCCTTGAGTTTGCCCTGAGGTCAATGCGATGCGATGACCTATCAGCTCAGGTAACGTAAGTTCGTGTACTCGTGAGGGCCGGTCGTCTGGTCCAATAAGCCGGGCTCCTTGATACGGGTATGGGAGGCGAAGTCGTAGTGGCTGATTGCTGTTTTTCTGGTCGATCTCCAGCGTAAAACCAGCAGGAGGTGTATCAGATCGATGAATAAGGCTGAAAGTGGTTGCGGAGTGATCAGACTCCAATCGCTTGGCCATTAGCAGCGAGCTGTCGATTTTCAAGTCAAGCTGGAGCGCACCTTTAACCTGCAATCGAGCAGGTTTTTCAGTGGTCGCAGGAAGCAACGAGGTACTGAATTCTTTGGGTAGGACGGCAAAGCGTCGTGTTAAAAGCGTTTTTCCCGTGCGATTTTTCAAGGTGTAACGAACGACACCGAAGGGCCCGGTACGGCGAAGAGTGTCCAGGGGTTGCCCATTGGCAAATTCTAGAATATCGCCCAACCCAAACTCATAGCCTTCGGGCAACTCCAGTCGTGGCCAACCCAAATATACAACACCTGGGTTACTGTAATAGAGCCCCTGAACACCAGCCAGAGCGGGTTTTCGGTGTTCGTTTTGATTCTGATTTAATTCGATTCGATAGAGGTCAGGGCCGTTTTGGAGCGATACATCGGCCCGTAGATCCAGCCACTGGCCGTTCTCTTTGTCGGTAGTCAGCAGGGATGGTGCGAGGCCGTCTGACGTAAAACTAAATTTGGTCGGAATGCGCATACGTGCGGACTCACCAGCGACACCGCAAGATGATGTTCCGACCAGTTGCCAGCAATCAGCCCGCTGTTCAAAAACTAACGGCGTTTCTTCGTAGTCCAACTCGCTGCCGTCGAATTGGTAACATTGAACAACTCGTCCATTGTCGAGTAAGCGCAGCGTGACAGGTTCGCCTAACCGGCGACGTTCTATTGATATTGAGGGCTTGGAGAAGCGGATCGTCAGACGCGACTCGTTCAGCTGGGCATACACTGCAGGCCCCCGAGTTAATATGTGCTCACCTTCGTAATAGGCTTGATCGAGCCGAGTGCTACCCAACTGCTGGGCATCAATATCAAATGAGTGTTCCTTTGGCAAGGCCAGCTCTGTCCTAATCCTCCAGTCCGGCAGTGCGCCTAATAGAAAATGCTCACAGGTGAATGCTCTGGATTGAATGAGGGCCTCATTCCTATCAAGCCGCTGCTTGCCAGCATCATGTAGCCAATCATTAATCAGGCCTCTAGCATTAGTTTCATCGAGAGGGATTGGAAAGGCTTCTGTCCACTCAGGAGCGACTTTATCCAAGTAAGCAGCAGGGTCTTTCTGATCCTTAAGCGGATATTGCCCAGCCAGATACATCAACTGTTCAACAATGCCGGCAAGCAGCTGTCTGGTTTCTAGATTTCGAAAGGAAATTGGCAATTCATCTTCGTGCGCCGCTATTAGGTCAGCAGTTGTTCGGTGGCTGCTCCCTGCACTGAAGAGATTAATACCTCGATTGACAGCTTTGCCAAAGCCATGCGATTCCTTTTGAACCAGGGGCCAAGGTAGCCCACCTTCTGCGAAAAGCGACCCTAACCAATCCCTACCGTTTTCACGGTACCGAATAGGGCGTTTCCAGTATTCCAGTCCTTTACTGGCCAAGGTTGCATGCTGGTTGTGTGAAAGTGAAACTGCTAACTCACTCTCAGCGCCTGACCAGGACCATGAGCTGTTGTAATTTCTACGATACTGCTCACTGACGAATAAACAAAAACATGCTCCCAGGTGTATGACCTGAACTGGACTGGACGCTAGCCGTAGGTACTTTTGAAGTAAATTGCGTAAGGATGCGTACTCGTGTTCGGACAGTTGGTAGCTGTACAGAGGTTTGCCGTTAGGTCCTTTGAATAGCTCGCGGGTGAGCAAAAACTCGCTGAGCCAGGCTTTTATTGGATTTACAGCAGGAGTGAACGCGGTCATTGACGCAAATCCTTATGCTGACGATTCAAAAGCATGCAACGCAGCACAGACGTCTCAGCGACGTCTACAGCTGCACCACCTCAGTTCTTGAGGCGTATAGCACTGTGCCATCTTAGAGAAACGCCGTCGACACTTGAATCTTGATAGGTCGGAGGCTCCAATCGGCATTTGTGCTCGCAATAGCGCCTCTGTTCATTCGGCAGGGCACTCTGCCCATGAGTTTATGTAACGCTTACTGCAAACCGCTTGCGGGTTGGTGGGGAACTCGACTCATGAGTGGGACTCACTATCGGGGGAGCCGAGGCGATTGTGGACTGAGCTTGACGTAAGCGTATGGGCATCCCATCTTGCGCATCTAAGTCGGTTGCCACCGTGGGGCAACAGCTCTCAGATATTACTCGCCCG
Proteins encoded in this window:
- a CDS encoding STY4851/ECs_5259 family protein, translating into MTAFTPAVNPIKAWLSEFLLTRELFKGPNGKPLYSYQLSEHEYASLRNLLQKYLRLASSPVQVIHLGACFCLFVSEQYRRNYNSSWSWSGAESELAVSLSHNQHATLASKGLEYWKRPIRYRENGRDWLGSLFAEGGLPWPLVQKESHGFGKAVNRGINLFSAGSSHRTTADLIAAHEDELPISFRNLETRQLLAGIVEQLMYLAGQYPLKDQKDPAAYLDKVAPEWTEAFPIPLDETNARGLINDWLHDAGKQRLDRNEALIQSRAFTCEHFLLGALPDWRIRTELALPKEHSFDIDAQQLGSTRLDQAYYEGEHILTRGPAVYAQLNESRLTIRFSKPSISIERRRLGEPVTLRLLDNGRVVQCYQFDGSELDYEETPLVFEQRADCWQLVGTSSCGVAGESARMRIPTKFSFTSDGLAPSLLTTDKENGQWLDLRADVSLQNGPDLYRIELNQNQNEHRKPALAGVQGLYYSNPGVVYLGWPRLELPEGYEFGLGDILEFANGQPLDTLRRTGPFGVVRYTLKNRTGKTLLTRRFAVLPKEFSTSLLPATTEKPARLQVKGALQLDLKIDSSLLMAKRLESDHSATTFSLIHRSDTPPAGFTLEIDQKNSNQPLRLRLPYPYQGARLIGPDDRPSRVHELTLPELIGHRIALTSGQTQGQCFYMQLELVCEALPHPKRHYEIKVSSSPTLLNLFSYQNDMLQMLGAVDEQDAFIRLTLETEKRALSLNIRRYNGRLQWESRDTFTICEINNATILNDTEVEAMLLSDPKQAPVKIEELKSQDVGTGRFILPHAMQRDGPWLIYPAKDSKTQFRPALFASASSITEIQTEVFSLHKATQVFHPKTNPNAISQQITVMAKEFGHSGWQYLADLKQHYAHLPLSSFESWKALSKQPDALAFAVLRLEMDDAFCARIRDELAVIWEAIPLPIWFEAHARFLQGLIACGLPEILIKNLETNRAAVLRLVVSGFDYLGDYLSTGNKSSLTKIPPQLVVPGWNQALRQQHATDRQWPTDLTAELTSWLLQNPVPEFLREITPVGFPKAVSYLPIFLAYVTAGKATLDDLPVPMAYLKFAIRLVSDFDRQGWFAPTHALMVSYLLASEDEA